In the Macadamia integrifolia cultivar HAES 741 unplaced genomic scaffold, SCU_Mint_v3 scaffold891, whole genome shotgun sequence genome, one interval contains:
- the LOC122070340 gene encoding protein JASON-like — MEEREDSVQTRTVWLSSPRSPWCDFGFFLGLLRRMGCFFGCFGVEDDERPHIHLKSDPVSSKKRDPLLPRNKLGSLLLSEEKESSPCKDAGCHTLESALLIGDGEVRELRDEVTPEIWKASEKAKDSPPCDGEAEPSRFYSWLPSSPVEKFQLEEQPDQDSISPVKLCEGLGEELGSPGHKPSSSTSKGELEEKNCTNEGSEFESPDSETRNHVPATGNKKLCSVIPEALAVDIQSKKKSVRFEFESEVESLPSNGEMLKQSDVTGSHNGSNRSPYPTPLRITDEMQTPGTIYLANVKNARIRSQYVYPVLNPVEDFSQWKELKKEDGNAYLEFGQQGESFDKCGPATPQCTSMFFSNKSEMLNEGAAIVSKEDLKLDASLVHWLKPSSSPEKDSNQSRGAWSIPSGKSPKMSNDRPILGMVAAHWNDDGLSHDSPKWQDGNGIPNSTRKYKEDQRVKWHATPFEERLQRALSEESNVVQRKLISENPIIFEENEETDTAGSGLHTST; from the exons atggaagaaagagaagactcCGTTCAGACTCGCACCGTTTGGCTCTCTTCGCCTCGTTCTCCAT GGTGTGATTTTGGGTTCTTCCTAGGATTACTGAGGAGGATGGGGTGTTTCTTCGGATGCTTTGGTGTTGAAGACGATGAGCGACCTCATATTCATCTCAAATCTGACCCAGTTTCGTCGAAGAAAAGA GATCCTTTACTACCAAGAAATAAACTAGGATCTTTACTTCTATCTGAAG AGAAAGAATCTTCCCCTTGCAAGGATGCGGGTTGTCATACATTGGAATCAGCACTGCTTATTGGAGATGGTGAAGTGAGGGAGCTCAGGGACGAG GTGACTCCTGAAATTTGGAAAGCATCTGAGAAAGCGAAAGATTCACCACCCTGTGATGGAGAGGCAGAACCTTCCAGGTTCTACTCATGGCTTCCCAGTTCCCCTGTCGAGAAATTCCAATTGGAGGAGCAACCTGATCAGGACTCTATTTCCCCTGTTAAACTTTGTGAAGGTCTGGGAGAGGAACTGGGTTCTCCTGGACACAAACCTAGCAG CAGTACGTCCAAAGGAGAGCTGGAAGAGAAGAATTGTACAAATGAAGGTAGCGAGTTTGAGAGTCCCGACTCAGAAACTAGAAATCATGTTCCTGCAACTGGCAATAAAAAACTCTGTTCAGTGATTCCTGAGGCTCTGGCAGTAGATATCCAATCGAAGAAGAAGAGTGTGCGCTTTGAATTTGAGTCAGAAGTGGAATCACTTCCCTCAAATGGTGAGATGTTAAAGCAATCCGATGTCACAGGTAGTCACAATGGATCCAACCGCTCTCCTTATCCAACACCATTAAGAATAACTGATGAGATGCAAACTCCTGGAACCATTTATCTTGCAAATGTGAAGAATGCTAGGATCAGGTCTCAGTATGTCTATCCAGTTTTGAATCCTGTTGAGGACTTCTCTCAGTGGAAGGAACTGAAGAAAGAAGATGGTAATGCTTACCTAGAATTTGGTCAACAAGGAGAATCTTTTGACAAGTGTGGACCTGCAACTCCTCAGTGTACGTCTATGTTTTTCTCCAATAAGTCAGAAATGCTCAATGAAGGAGCAGCTATTGTTAGCAAAGAAGACTTGAAGCTGGATGCAAGCTTGGTTCACTGGTTGAAGCCATCATCATCCCCAGAAAAGGACAGTAATCAAAGCCGCGGTGCTTGGTCTATACCTAGTGGAAAATCTCCCAAAATGTCAAATGACCGGCCTATTCTTGGGATGGTTGCTGCACACTGGAATGATGATGGGTTATCTCATGACTCACCTAAGTGGCAGGATGGTAACGGAATCCCAAATTCAACTAGAAAATACAAGGAG GATCAAAGAGTCAAATGGCATGCAACCCCGTTTGAGGAAAGGTTACAGAGAGCATTGTCAGAAGAGAGTAATGTCGTCCAAAG GAAGCTTATCAGTGAGAATCCTATCATTTTTGAAGAGAATGAAGAGACTGACACTGCTGGATCTGGATTGCACACTTCCACCTGA